AGCAGACTGTAACCGACCAGTTGGAAGAGACCGATCTGGTGATCAAAGGGCGGCACGATCCGATCATCGTACCGAGAGCCGTTGTTGTCGTAGAATCTATGGCAGCCTTGTCCCTCGTTGACCTTTTATTCCAGAACATGACCAGTCGTATGGATAACTTTGTAGATTTTTACCTTAGAGGAGAACCATAAAATGCCCAAAAAAATTATTGATATCGTAAATATATCCAAATCTTTTGATGACAATCTTGTCCTGGATGAATTAAATCTTTACATCCGGGAAAATGAATTTCTGACACTTCTTGGTCCCAGTGGCTGCGGTAAGACCACGTTGCTTCGTATCCTCGGCGGATTTGAGACCCAGGATCAGGGAGACATTATCTTCGAAGGACAGAATATCAATGCCCTTCCCCCGAACAAACGTCAACTCAATACCGTTTTCCAGAAATATGCGCTGTTCTCCCACATGACCGTGGCCGAAAACATCGCGTTCGGACTGAAGATCAAAGGCAAGAGCAATGCCTACATCAAAGACAAGATCCGCTACGCGTTAAAGCTTGTCAATCTGGACGGTTACGACAACCGTACCACTGACTCTTTAAGCGGTGGTCAGCAGCAGCGAATCGCGATCGCCCGTGCCATCGTAAACGAACCGAAAGTCCTGCTTCTGGATGAGCCTCTTGGTGCATTGGATCTAAAGCTCCGTCAGGATATGCAGTACGAGCTGATTCGTCTGAAAAACGAGCTCGGTATCACCTTCGTCTATGTCACCCATGATCAGGAGGAAGCCCTGACCATGTCCGACACCATCGTCGTCATGAACCAGGGTTATATCCAGCAGATCGGTACTCCGGAAGACATTTACAACGAACCGCAGAACGCTTTCGTGGCAGACTTTATCGGTGACAGCAACATCATCAAAGCTACCATGGTAGAGGATAAAGTCGTAAAAATGTTAGGGGCAACCTGGCAGTGTGTGGATGTAGGTTTCGGAAAGAACACACCTGTGGATGCAGTTCTGCGCCCGGAAGACATCGATCTGGTAGCTCCGGAAGAAGGAACTATCCAGGGCGTCGTTACCCATCTGATCTTCAAGGGTGTTCATTATGAAATGGAAGTCCTTGCAAATAACTATG
This window of the Mediterraneibacter butyricigenes genome carries:
- a CDS encoding ABC transporter ATP-binding protein, yielding MPKKIIDIVNISKSFDDNLVLDELNLYIRENEFLTLLGPSGCGKTTLLRILGGFETQDQGDIIFEGQNINALPPNKRQLNTVFQKYALFSHMTVAENIAFGLKIKGKSNAYIKDKIRYALKLVNLDGYDNRTTDSLSGGQQQRIAIARAIVNEPKVLLLDEPLGALDLKLRQDMQYELIRLKNELGITFVYVTHDQEEALTMSDTIVVMNQGYIQQIGTPEDIYNEPQNAFVADFIGDSNIIKATMVEDKVVKMLGATWQCVDVGFGKNTPVDAVLRPEDIDLVAPEEGTIQGVVTHLIFKGVHYEMEVLANNYELLVHSTDMFPVGTEVGIHVDPFDIQIMNKPESEDEEAVNVEE